In Paenibacillus sp. JQZ6Y-1, a genomic segment contains:
- a CDS encoding carbohydrate ABC transporter permease, translated as MNVLKVPARTIAVFVLPCLLLYIGTVFVPILVSFYTATLDWNGIGDAKFVGLANFHTLLFADNNFWPSVKRTVMYAVFSIIEIPFCLLFAILLNRYVRKGNRLVTIYFVPVILSNVILGQLWKTIYNPTSMGGMLNGILIQLGLENWTHSWLTEPAYAMYALYFVSLWQYFGYHLLIQFTGVQNIPDEIYEAAKIDGAEGFKADRYITFPMIVPIFKISIVLAFIGSLQAFELVMVMTGGGPAHATDTIATHMYNMSFLSQKYGYGSAVATFLVIFCLIITVVINFVFNRIERKVT; from the coding sequence ATGAATGTACTCAAGGTGCCAGCGCGGACGATTGCGGTGTTTGTGTTGCCTTGTTTGTTGTTGTATATCGGGACGGTGTTTGTACCGATTTTGGTTTCTTTTTATACAGCGACACTGGATTGGAATGGAATTGGGGATGCGAAGTTTGTAGGGCTGGCGAACTTCCATACGCTGCTGTTTGCGGATAATAACTTTTGGCCATCGGTAAAGCGGACGGTGATGTATGCGGTCTTCTCGATCATCGAGATTCCGTTTTGTCTGTTGTTTGCGATTTTGTTAAATCGGTATGTGCGTAAGGGGAATCGACTGGTGACGATTTATTTTGTACCGGTTATTCTGTCCAATGTTATTCTTGGTCAGCTGTGGAAAACAATCTACAATCCAACCTCTATGGGGGGGATGTTGAACGGGATTCTAATACAGCTGGGATTGGAAAATTGGACGCATAGCTGGCTGACTGAGCCGGCGTATGCGATGTATGCTTTGTATTTTGTATCGTTGTGGCAGTACTTTGGCTATCATCTGTTGATTCAGTTTACTGGGGTGCAGAATATTCCAGATGAGATTTATGAAGCGGCGAAGATTGATGGCGCGGAAGGCTTTAAGGCAGATCGGTATATTACGTTCCCAATGATTGTGCCTATTTTCAAAATCTCAATCGTATTGGCGTTTATCGGTTCGCTGCAAGCGTTTGAGTTGGTTATGGTTATGACGGGCGGTGGACCTGCACATGCTACTGACACGATTGCGACGCATATGTACAATATGTCGTTCCTGTCTCAGAAGTATGGATATGGTAGTGCAGTGGCGACGTTCCTCGTTATCTTCTGTCTGATTATTACGGTAGTGATTAACTTTGTCTTTAACCGGATTGAACGTAAAGTGACCTAA
- a CDS encoding carbohydrate ABC transporter permease: protein MLKVKKGFVYLLFAILVVTQIYPLFWLLMYSLKTNEEILSGSFFSFPKIPQWHNYAEAYTSGSYLKYLGNSVLVTGVTLIAVILLSAMTAYAISRFRWKYGPYVLLLFLLGMMIPMQATLLPLMIIFKNLHLLDTRWAIIIPYTAFALPIAVFILSGFMRAIPTDIEESAFIDGASVYRIFRSIILPISMPPVMTVCILTFINIWNEYIVAATFISSENLKTLPFGVYTFVSQYSVNYGNIGAFLIMGALPVIIIYFILSERITKGMVAGAVKG, encoded by the coding sequence ATGTTAAAAGTGAAAAAAGGTTTTGTATATCTGCTCTTCGCCATTCTGGTCGTTACGCAGATTTATCCGTTGTTCTGGCTGCTCATGTACTCGCTGAAAACGAATGAGGAAATTTTGAGCGGCAGTTTCTTTTCTTTTCCGAAGATTCCGCAGTGGCATAACTATGCGGAAGCATACACGTCGGGTAGTTACCTCAAGTATCTGGGCAACAGTGTGCTGGTGACGGGTGTGACGTTGATTGCGGTCATTTTGCTGAGTGCGATGACGGCGTATGCGATCTCACGCTTTAGATGGAAATATGGGCCGTATGTGCTGCTGCTGTTTTTGCTTGGGATGATGATTCCGATGCAGGCGACGCTGCTGCCGCTGATGATTATTTTCAAAAATCTGCATCTGCTGGATACGCGTTGGGCGATTATTATTCCGTATACGGCGTTTGCGCTACCGATTGCGGTGTTTATCCTGAGTGGGTTCATGCGGGCGATCCCGACGGATATTGAAGAGTCTGCGTTTATTGATGGGGCGAGTGTGTATCGGATTTTCCGTAGTATTATTCTACCGATCTCGATGCCGCCGGTGATGACAGTGTGTATTTTGACCTTTATCAATATCTGGAATGAGTATATCGTGGCGGCTACGTTTATCTCGTCAGAGAATCTCAAGACGCTGCCGTTCGGGGTGTACACGTTTGTCAGCCAGTATTCGGTCAATTACGGTAATATCGGGGCGTTTCTGATTATGGGGGCGTTGCCGGTTATTATTATCTACTTTATCCTGTCCGAGCGGATTACGAAGGGTATGGTTGCCGGAGCAGTCAAAGGATAA
- a CDS encoding sensor histidine kinase, giving the protein MPRRFRSIHHRLFVLFLVCMTAILLIVTVLFYNRTTTQFHDKLGEIARKNVSQTAGLLDLLLASYDSLSKSISTNADIVRLVAEKRVLPPQVEYVNQHNITNMMGAIYFSRDDLVGIHIIGENGKIYDYGNYTTVPDPNYASSDWYKQINASTGKMVWLGVFSHSLIDTMEDSPVFAFGRPIFDLNEQHQIGIVLFEAKADTVVAAVNNLKLGPNSKVNIVNGAGQPVAVSLEPNPQPTRLPEHLELPDIPGEVTVRQDGSTLVAASKLDKIDWTIVSMTPSQDLNVELAQTKRYLLIVVTILLLFSALVALIVSRTISSPLGRLVRQMKQVENGNFHGMVNVTSYEEINGLVDSFNHMVRRVEELIERVKLSTVSEKNAELHALQSQVNPHFLYNTLDMIYWMLDEKGNDRLGEVVLSLSQMFRYSSHWEGNAEVTLREEVEQIRHYLTIIQMRLEDRLTVEIAIDDRWLDLIVPKMLLQPVIENAVKHGLEAQREQGHLLVKAVPDEKYLNIRVQDNGAGMTPETLNRLRRSLHVSDQAQSQSVKEGTPEMKIRQGIGMQNVHQRLKYMFGELYGIGIESSPGQGTTVTLRLPLPVEWSTPWLALEHTDAGQVNEDDHAEQSRIGAMDYDDPDRPDHADIVDSDGKVERSTGTAAASHVESVQTGENQSATADKQQDRKYHEGGQDHAYFDHRR; this is encoded by the coding sequence ATGCCGCGCAGATTTCGGTCGATTCATCATCGGTTATTTGTGCTATTTCTGGTTTGTATGACGGCGATTCTATTGATTGTGACGGTTTTGTTTTATAACCGGACAACTACACAGTTTCATGATAAGTTGGGCGAGATTGCCCGTAAAAATGTATCGCAAACGGCAGGGCTGCTGGATTTGCTGCTTGCCAGCTATGACAGTTTGTCCAAGTCGATCAGTACGAATGCAGATATTGTGCGGCTTGTAGCGGAGAAGCGGGTTTTGCCGCCACAAGTAGAGTATGTGAATCAGCACAATATTACGAATATGATGGGCGCGATTTATTTTTCCCGTGACGATCTCGTTGGGATTCATATTATCGGGGAAAACGGTAAAATCTACGATTATGGCAATTATACGACGGTGCCTGATCCTAATTATGCTTCCTCTGACTGGTACAAGCAGATTAACGCATCAACAGGCAAAATGGTCTGGCTCGGTGTGTTCTCGCATTCGCTAATCGATACGATGGAGGATTCACCAGTGTTTGCATTTGGGCGCCCGATCTTCGATCTGAATGAGCAGCATCAGATTGGGATTGTGTTGTTTGAAGCGAAGGCAGATACGGTCGTTGCTGCGGTCAACAATCTGAAGCTGGGACCGAACAGCAAGGTGAATATCGTGAATGGGGCAGGACAGCCAGTAGCCGTTTCATTGGAACCGAACCCGCAGCCTACACGTTTACCAGAGCATCTGGAGCTGCCGGATATTCCGGGTGAAGTCACGGTTCGGCAGGATGGCAGTACGCTAGTGGCGGCTTCGAAGCTCGACAAGATCGATTGGACGATTGTGAGTATGACACCATCGCAGGATCTGAATGTGGAGTTGGCACAGACAAAGCGGTATTTGCTCATTGTGGTCACGATTTTGCTACTGTTTTCGGCGCTAGTGGCGTTGATTGTGTCGCGGACGATTTCTTCACCGCTGGGTCGGCTGGTGCGGCAGATGAAGCAGGTGGAAAACGGGAATTTCCATGGGATGGTCAATGTGACGTCGTATGAGGAGATTAATGGGCTGGTGGATTCGTTTAACCATATGGTTCGGCGCGTGGAGGAGCTGATTGAACGTGTGAAGCTGTCCACGGTGAGTGAGAAAAATGCTGAGCTACATGCCCTTCAATCGCAGGTGAACCCGCATTTTCTATATAACACGCTGGATATGATCTACTGGATGCTGGATGAAAAGGGCAATGATCGACTGGGTGAGGTGGTGCTGTCGTTATCGCAAATGTTTCGGTACAGCAGCCACTGGGAAGGTAATGCTGAGGTGACGCTGCGTGAGGAAGTGGAGCAGATTCGGCACTATTTGACCATTATTCAGATGCGGTTGGAGGATCGGCTGACGGTGGAGATTGCTATTGATGACCGCTGGCTGGATCTGATCGTGCCGAAAATGCTATTGCAGCCAGTGATCGAAAATGCGGTCAAGCATGGATTGGAGGCACAGCGGGAGCAAGGGCATTTGCTGGTGAAGGCAGTGCCTGACGAGAAATATCTTAATATCCGCGTGCAGGATAACGGGGCAGGTATGACACCGGAGACGCTGAATCGGTTGCGTCGTTCTCTACATGTATCGGATCAGGCACAGAGTCAGTCTGTTAAAGAGGGTACGCCGGAGATGAAGATTCGGCAGGGGATTGGCATGCAAAATGTGCATCAACGGCTGAAATATATGTTTGGCGAGCTATACGGGATTGGCATCGAGAGCAGCCCGGGGCAGGGGACGACAGTAACGCTACGATTGCCTTTACCAGTAGAATGGTCAACGCCGTGGTTGGCATTGGAGCATACGGATGCTGGTCAGGTAAACGAGGACGATCACGCTGAGCAAAGCCGTATTGGTGCAATGGATTATGACGATCCAGATCGACCGGATCATGCTGACATAGTGGATAGTGATGGAAAAGTGGAACGAAGCACTGGAACAGCAGCGGCAAGCCATGTGGAATCTGTTCAAACAGGCGAGAACCAGTCAGCCACAGCAGACAAGCAACAAGATCGGAAATATCATGAAGGAGGACAGGATCATGCATATTTTGATCACCGACGATGA
- a CDS encoding response regulator, with translation MHILITDDENFIREGIKRTICNAFPQYHVHLAASAEEAVELMSRYRMDVVLTDILMPGINGLELMRISRKKQPQAKWVVISAHSEFSYAQQAVHLGARDYLLKPIGKAKLTELMQTLTAEIMQERNHVQEEETLREGLNYLREAAFQRLAAGLSVGKLSLEQLLDDYPEYYLISAELEQGSANGPLEHFIVENVLTELIQEYGRGFVVSLDRHSLLALVSLRADACMDELQERTTEQLQRCLKMQPFYTVHSGPHHGFEQMAEDVKRLRHRAPVTAYEQPEGKGSDTAIRMALQYIQAHFQEELSLEKVAAVVFLNPVYFSQLFKQKTGQGYKEYVISLRLDQARELLLNPHLRLVDIAEQIGYGSVRHFTQVFRKKYMLTPTEYRQQQHVLEH, from the coding sequence ATGCATATTTTGATCACCGACGATGAGAATTTTATACGGGAGGGCATTAAGCGGACGATCTGTAATGCCTTTCCACAATATCATGTTCATCTGGCGGCATCAGCGGAGGAAGCGGTAGAGCTGATGAGTCGCTATCGGATGGATGTGGTGCTGACAGATATTTTGATGCCCGGTATTAATGGGCTAGAGCTGATGCGCATCTCTCGCAAGAAGCAGCCGCAGGCAAAATGGGTGGTGATCTCGGCGCATTCCGAATTCAGCTATGCGCAGCAGGCAGTGCATCTGGGCGCACGCGATTACCTGCTCAAGCCAATCGGTAAAGCGAAGCTGACGGAGCTGATGCAGACGCTGACGGCAGAGATTATGCAGGAGCGTAATCATGTGCAGGAGGAGGAAACGCTGCGCGAAGGGCTGAATTATTTGCGCGAAGCAGCATTTCAACGGTTAGCGGCAGGATTAAGTGTAGGCAAGCTCAGCTTGGAGCAATTGCTGGACGATTACCCAGAATATTATCTGATCTCTGCCGAGCTGGAACAGGGCAGCGCTAATGGTCCGCTGGAGCATTTTATCGTGGAAAATGTACTGACTGAGCTGATACAGGAGTATGGGCGCGGCTTTGTAGTGAGTTTGGATCGGCATAGCTTGTTGGCGCTCGTATCACTGCGTGCAGATGCGTGTATGGATGAATTACAGGAGCGTACAACAGAGCAGCTACAGCGTTGCTTGAAAATGCAGCCCTTTTACACGGTACATTCCGGTCCTCATCATGGATTTGAACAGATGGCGGAGGACGTAAAGCGACTTCGTCACCGCGCGCCTGTCACGGCATATGAACAGCCAGAAGGCAAAGGAAGCGATACCGCGATTCGGATGGCACTGCAATATATTCAGGCGCATTTTCAGGAGGAGTTATCACTGGAAAAAGTGGCGGCGGTGGTGTTTTTGAATCCGGTGTATTTTAGCCAGCTGTTCAAGCAAAAAACGGGGCAGGGATATAAGGAATATGTGATCTCGCTGCGTCTGGATCAGGCGCGTGAGCTGCTGCTGAATCCGCATCTGCGGCTGGTGGATATTGCGGAGCAGATTGGGTATGGCAGTGTGCGGCATTTTACACAGGTATTTCGTAAGAAGTATATGCTCACGCCAACAGAGTATCGGCAGCAGCAACATGTGCTGGAGCATTAA
- a CDS encoding NAD(P)-dependent oxidoreductase, whose protein sequence is MKIALLGATGRTGRLILQYLLRTGHDVTVLVRSPERLQEQLFTTDIPSLDQQGVPIRGEMERLSPSFADQIESIQPDTVGVRRSDARLHILTGDTRDSNHLFATLHGTDAVISAIGTDKSDALTVTMNALIPIMQQQSIARLITIGTAGILQSRTAADRYRYETTESRQRSTRAAEEHRKVYEWLHQSSLQWTIVCPTYLPDGEYTGGYRVERELLPEGGTQVSTGDTAYVTYQQLKDDRYIGYRVGLAY, encoded by the coding sequence ATGAAGATTGCTTTACTCGGTGCCACAGGTCGTACTGGTCGGCTTATTTTGCAGTATTTGCTGCGTACCGGACATGATGTCACCGTGCTAGTACGTTCGCCCGAACGGTTGCAGGAACAGCTGTTTACGACCGACATTCCTTCGCTGGATCAGCAGGGCGTGCCGATTCGTGGCGAAATGGAGCGGTTGTCGCCTTCTTTTGCCGATCAGATAGAGAGCATACAGCCTGATACCGTTGGGGTACGTCGCTCAGATGCACGGCTGCATATTTTAACTGGCGATACGCGTGACAGTAACCACCTGTTTGCTACTTTGCATGGAACAGATGCCGTTATAAGCGCCATTGGTACCGATAAATCCGATGCGCTGACTGTTACGATGAACGCCTTGATCCCTATCATGCAGCAGCAATCCATTGCTCGACTGATCACCATCGGTACAGCAGGCATTTTGCAGAGTCGTACTGCTGCCGATCGATACCGCTATGAAACGACCGAATCTCGTCAGCGCAGTACCCGCGCCGCTGAAGAGCATCGCAAAGTATACGAATGGCTGCACCAATCGTCGCTACAATGGACTATCGTCTGCCCTACCTATTTGCCAGATGGCGAATATACAGGCGGCTACCGAGTGGAACGAGAGCTGTTACCCGAAGGCGGTACGCAAGTGTCCACCGGAGATACCGCTTATGTTACGTATCAGCAATTGAAGGATGATCGTTATATCGGGTATCGAGTCGGATTGGCATACTAA
- a CDS encoding DUF6509 family protein → MDMTSYQVEWIRDPFGILAGKRYEFRIDLDVDAEDDLYTPNGVYIRAVYRVEDGQGKLVTYDLVEKGTDRLLEFDLEDEEEVELAAFCEQHWQDAE, encoded by the coding sequence ATGGATATGACAAGTTATCAGGTGGAATGGATTCGTGATCCATTTGGCATTTTAGCGGGCAAGCGTTATGAGTTTAGAATCGATCTGGATGTGGATGCAGAGGATGATTTGTACACGCCGAATGGTGTCTATATTCGTGCCGTTTATCGAGTAGAGGACGGACAAGGCAAGCTGGTCACTTACGATCTAGTGGAAAAAGGAACAGACCGTTTGCTCGAATTTGATCTGGAAGACGAGGAAGAGGTTGAACTAGCAGCGTTTTGCGAGCAGCATTGGCAGGACGCAGAATAA
- a CDS encoding BglG family transcription antiterminator — protein MSFPYRRLKKLFLLLRDSSAREQGWTTRALAEMLDVTERTIRDDLKKLNELLQNGGAHLESQRNQGHLIVVDDEHQYARLCGESAEEAATEPVLPDTPEERIRYELFTLLNANDYMRMEDLADSLFISRATMNNDLKILRQIIEKYSLQLSIKPAHGIRLSGSETHIRYCLAEYADTRDEEHGWSDWSTEQEHLLQPVDLRQLHKLVTAHLQNHHVQMADLALKDLITHLAVMILRIRAGHGLESFDEMPPADHHEELVNGLLRELEQQYELQCPPGEQYYIQLHIASKCMTSEQWQELQSDRLLLAVKQMLDYIHERYAYDLRDDERLPRDLYAHLKPMMIRLQHGMNMRNPLLAHIRRHYPLAYEITIGAVKQLQTLFPYDINDNEIGYLALHFGAALERKYHIPYSRRKTVLLVCGSGYGTARILESRLRSLFAELDVTRVVSLREYEQMSTIREDMVISTIRLPQQKNKPTTVVAPIPSDRDMASITRLVRTSDQQEENSCLRYFQPDCFVRLPSATDKFTLLRQLSEHLLEKGIVTSNFLPAVLEREQMASTALGQGMAIPHPLELSSTRTAVYVCLLDEPLQWDDENRVQAIFMLSICKEDYEQAMGIYDLFVELIRQEPLFARLQQCRSFDDFLDIARETMTLRSLEPYGS, from the coding sequence ATGTCATTTCCATACCGTCGATTGAAAAAGCTGTTCCTGCTTCTGCGCGATAGCTCTGCCCGCGAACAAGGCTGGACAACCCGCGCACTTGCCGAGATGCTGGATGTCACCGAACGCACCATCCGCGATGATCTGAAAAAGCTGAACGAGCTGCTTCAAAACGGTGGCGCTCATCTAGAATCACAGCGCAATCAAGGTCATCTGATCGTCGTGGATGATGAACACCAATATGCACGGTTATGCGGCGAATCTGCCGAAGAAGCAGCAACCGAGCCTGTACTGCCGGACACACCGGAAGAACGCATCCGATATGAGCTATTCACCCTGCTCAATGCCAATGACTATATGCGCATGGAAGACCTCGCCGATTCGCTGTTCATTAGTCGCGCTACCATGAACAATGATCTAAAAATATTGCGTCAGATCATCGAAAAGTACAGTCTACAGCTATCCATCAAGCCAGCACACGGAATCCGATTATCCGGTTCAGAGACTCATATTCGCTACTGTCTAGCAGAATACGCCGATACCCGTGATGAAGAACACGGCTGGTCTGACTGGTCAACAGAGCAGGAGCATTTGCTACAGCCTGTAGACCTGCGTCAGTTGCATAAGCTGGTGACCGCTCATTTGCAGAACCATCATGTGCAGATGGCAGACCTCGCACTCAAGGATCTGATCACCCATCTGGCAGTAATGATTTTGCGTATTCGTGCTGGGCATGGGCTAGAATCGTTTGACGAGATGCCGCCTGCGGATCATCATGAGGAGCTGGTGAATGGACTGCTGCGGGAGCTGGAACAGCAATATGAACTGCAATGTCCACCGGGCGAGCAGTACTATATACAGCTGCATATCGCCAGCAAATGTATGACCAGTGAGCAGTGGCAGGAGCTACAATCCGACCGTTTGCTGCTGGCAGTAAAGCAAATGCTGGACTATATTCATGAACGGTATGCGTACGATCTGCGCGACGACGAACGATTGCCACGCGATCTATATGCTCATTTGAAGCCGATGATGATCCGTTTGCAGCATGGGATGAATATGCGTAATCCTCTGTTAGCACATATTCGTCGCCATTATCCACTTGCTTACGAGATTACCATCGGTGCTGTCAAACAGCTGCAAACTCTATTTCCCTACGATATTAACGACAATGAGATTGGTTATCTGGCACTTCACTTTGGTGCAGCCTTAGAACGCAAGTACCATATTCCTTACAGCCGTCGCAAAACCGTTCTGCTTGTGTGTGGCTCCGGTTATGGCACCGCTCGTATTCTAGAATCACGGCTGCGTTCCCTATTTGCCGAGTTGGATGTGACGCGGGTCGTATCGCTGCGCGAATATGAGCAGATGTCCACGATCCGTGAAGATATGGTCATCTCCACCATCCGTCTACCGCAGCAGAAAAACAAACCGACCACCGTTGTCGCTCCTATTCCATCCGACCGCGATATGGCATCCATTACACGGCTAGTGCGTACAAGCGATCAGCAGGAGGAAAACTCATGCCTGCGCTACTTTCAACCAGATTGCTTTGTCCGACTGCCATCAGCGACTGACAAGTTCACGCTGCTGCGGCAATTGAGCGAGCATCTGTTGGAAAAGGGTATTGTAACGTCGAACTTTTTGCCAGCTGTATTGGAGCGCGAGCAGATGGCATCCACTGCACTTGGTCAAGGCATGGCAATCCCGCATCCATTGGAGCTAAGTTCGACTCGTACCGCCGTCTATGTGTGTCTGTTGGATGAGCCGCTGCAATGGGATGACGAGAACCGTGTACAAGCGATTTTCATGCTGTCCATTTGCAAAGAGGATTACGAGCAAGCAATGGGTATTTACGATCTATTTGTCGAGCTAATCCGTCAAGAGCCGCTGTTTGCACGATTGCAGCAATGCCGCAGCTTTGACGATTTTCTGGACATTGCCCGTGAAACGATGACACTTCGCAGTTTGGAGCCATATGGCAGTTAA
- the mngB gene encoding mannosylglycerate hydrolase, with product MNHTTSNTPNTTAHTAQSTPDNHSAANTQSTVHVIPHTHWDREWYFTTSRSKVYLVKHVKEVLHALEQIDGFHYYLLDAQGSLLDDYIRWCPEDEERIRRLVTDRRLMTGPWYTQTDQLVISGESIVRNLYYGMETANRYGHAMKVGYVPDAFGQSAQMPQIYREFGIQHFLFWRGVADNTNPHTEFTWEGSDGSTVFAVQMPFGYYYGGNIPEEEEELATYLNRQISALENKASIPHLYFPNGFDQAPVRQNLPQLVRRFNELDNQHEYVIDEPERFMQQAEQASQQVELPILRGELMEAKHMRIHKSIFSTRADLKQLNNTIENLIVNTLEPVLAISHSLGNDYPHRIVEDIWKLMFENAAHDSIGGCNSDTTNRDVAFRYKQAHDIATNLLDLHMRLIASHIQQEETFAFTVFNTLPYPRSGVTELDAYLPEKPFVIRDLQGNILDYAIVEKIEQTDYVLGQHIDLNPSRKVYMPERVFRATLLVDLSEVPAMGYTQIVFDCSEQALSEHTHNQRSNDTIIENEHFIIVVQSNGALSITDKASARLYTDQMVFQDNGDDGDSYNYSPPELDLIVSSRGSGVQVTTTITPVSQELKLRYNLSVPANLEERASGICTGTLPIEAHISLRRGEKLIRFAVDVDNHVLSHRLRVLFDTGISSQLSIADQPFGVIQRPTSLPEAAIWEAEQWQEKPITIEAMQSYAGLNDGTHGMMVMTEGVREYEIVGEDYTTIALTLFRTFGYMGKENLLYRPGRASGEKIVETPDAQLLGKLSFTFALHVHESSFDDAHIAKAAREYLTPFSSYQLCDFLNGRLIFAFRDEDRVLPPSYSLMSFTPESDAILSAFKKAEHEDGYIVRTFNPYVHKSAQASLQFTVPVDICLTSLQEQPIPGAPIPSTSTSDSNVVQLPELSHAKLQTILAKRSTTVQ from the coding sequence ATGAACCATACTACTAGCAATACCCCCAACACAACAGCCCATACTGCACAGTCCACACCGGACAACCATTCTGCTGCCAATACACAAAGTACAGTTCACGTGATTCCGCATACACACTGGGATCGGGAATGGTACTTTACCACCTCCCGCTCCAAAGTGTATCTGGTCAAGCATGTCAAAGAAGTGCTGCACGCCTTGGAGCAGATTGATGGTTTCCACTATTATCTGCTCGACGCGCAAGGGTCGCTGCTGGATGATTATATCCGCTGGTGCCCCGAAGACGAGGAACGGATTCGCCGCCTCGTTACCGACCGTCGCCTGATGACAGGACCTTGGTATACACAGACCGATCAGCTAGTCATTTCGGGAGAGTCCATCGTGCGCAATCTATACTACGGCATGGAAACCGCCAATCGCTATGGTCATGCCATGAAAGTAGGCTATGTGCCGGACGCGTTTGGTCAATCCGCTCAGATGCCGCAGATTTATCGCGAATTCGGCATCCAGCATTTCCTGTTCTGGCGTGGTGTCGCTGACAATACGAATCCCCATACCGAATTTACATGGGAAGGCTCGGATGGCAGTACCGTATTCGCTGTGCAGATGCCATTCGGCTATTATTACGGTGGCAATATTCCTGAGGAGGAAGAGGAACTGGCAACCTATTTGAACCGCCAGATTTCCGCCTTGGAAAACAAAGCCTCCATCCCCCACCTGTACTTTCCAAATGGCTTTGACCAAGCGCCGGTACGTCAGAATCTGCCACAGCTGGTGCGTCGTTTTAATGAGTTGGACAATCAACATGAGTATGTCATCGACGAACCGGAGCGTTTTATGCAGCAGGCGGAACAGGCAAGTCAGCAAGTGGAACTGCCCATACTACGCGGCGAACTAATGGAAGCCAAGCATATGCGCATTCACAAATCCATCTTCTCCACCCGTGCCGATCTGAAACAGCTGAACAATACGATTGAGAATTTAATCGTGAATACGCTGGAGCCTGTATTGGCGATTAGCCATTCGCTTGGCAACGACTATCCGCACCGCATTGTGGAAGACATTTGGAAGCTTATGTTTGAAAATGCCGCTCACGATAGTATTGGCGGTTGCAATAGCGATACGACCAACCGCGATGTCGCTTTCCGCTACAAGCAGGCGCACGATATTGCGACCAATCTGCTCGATCTGCATATGCGTCTGATTGCTTCGCACATTCAGCAGGAGGAGACATTCGCTTTTACCGTATTCAATACATTGCCTTATCCGCGTTCTGGTGTTACTGAGCTGGATGCCTATTTGCCCGAAAAGCCGTTCGTTATCCGCGATTTGCAAGGCAATATACTGGACTATGCGATTGTCGAGAAGATTGAGCAAACCGACTATGTGCTCGGTCAGCATATCGATCTGAATCCAAGCCGCAAGGTGTATATGCCGGAGCGCGTATTCCGTGCCACGCTGCTGGTCGATTTAAGCGAAGTCCCAGCGATGGGCTACACACAGATTGTATTTGATTGTAGTGAGCAAGCGCTAAGTGAGCATACACATAACCAGCGCAGTAATGATACCATCATTGAAAATGAACATTTCATCATCGTAGTCCAATCGAATGGAGCGCTCTCTATTACGGACAAAGCATCCGCACGTCTGTATACCGATCAGATGGTATTTCAGGACAATGGTGATGATGGCGATTCGTATAATTACTCGCCACCAGAGCTGGATCTGATCGTTTCGTCGCGCGGTAGCGGTGTGCAGGTAACCACGACGATCACCCCTGTCTCGCAGGAGTTGAAGTTACGGTATAACTTGAGCGTGCCTGCGAATCTGGAAGAGCGTGCGAGTGGAATCTGCACGGGCACACTTCCCATTGAGGCTCACATCAGTCTACGTCGTGGGGAGAAGCTGATCCGCTTTGCTGTGGACGTGGATAATCATGTTCTCAGTCATCGGCTGCGTGTACTGTTCGATACGGGCATCTCTTCCCAATTGTCGATTGCTGACCAACCCTTCGGTGTGATTCAGCGTCCTACCTCGCTACCAGAAGCAGCAATTTGGGAAGCCGAGCAGTGGCAGGAGAAGCCGATTACCATCGAAGCGATGCAGAGCTATGCCGGGCTGAATGATGGTACGCACGGCATGATGGTTATGACCGAGGGTGTACGCGAATACGAGATTGTCGGCGAGGATTACACGACCATCGCTCTCACCTTGTTCCGTACCTTTGGCTATATGGGCAAAGAAAATCTGCTGTATCGCCCCGGTCGTGCCTCAGGTGAGAAGATCGTAGAAACACCAGACGCTCAGCTACTGGGCAAGCTGTCCTTTACCTTTGCCCTGCATGTGCATGAATCCAGCTTTGACGACGCCCATATTGCTAAGGCGGCGCGCGAGTATTTGACGCCATTTAGCAGCTATCAGCTGTGCGATTTCCTGAATGGTCGCCTAATCTTCGCCTTCCGTGACGAAGACCGTGTACTGCCACCAAGCTACAGCCTGATGTCATTTACACCGGAATCCGACGCCATACTGAGCGCTTTTAAAAAGGCAGAACACGAGGATGGCTACATTGTGCGCACCTTCAATCCATATGTACACAAGTCAGCTCAAGCGTCATTGCAATTTACCGTACCTGTGGACATTTGTTTGACTAGCTTACAGGAACAGCCGATTCCCGGAGCACCGATTCCGTCTACCTCTACTTCTGATTCCAATGTGGTGCAATTGCCGGAATTGAGTCATGCCAAACTGCAAACCATTCTGGCAAAGCGATCAACTACCGTTCAATAA